GCCTAGTCTCGGGGTGTGTAGCATGTCTGGATATGAGACGTCCGGATACGGGAGGGATTACTGTATTCCCTTTTAAATATTCACTTGTGCTACCAGTAATTTTTTTAGTTGCACTGTAGCACTTTCTGTGCcaaataatcaaaataataagTAATCATTCACCATACCAAAAATATAGGTGATGGATATATTTATGTATTGGATATTCAAAATATGgctatttttcagtatttttattattaaaatTGTAAATTATAAATGCATATAAGCACATATATATTATTAATTCCAGGCAAGTGAATCATCTCGACTTCACGCTGTTGACCGTCTCAACACTTCATGTGATTCTGCTGCCATCCTACGCCCTGGGGATCGCCAGCCGCTTTATGCCAATGCTCCTCCCAAGCCCAAAAGACTGAACTCCTCACGGGACTACAGCACCTCTCCTGAACGCTCCCCAGAAAGGGATGATCAGACTCCACGATCATACACAGATCGTGGTGAGGGAGGCAGTGACGCAGGGTGCAGCGGAGGTATTGAGTCCCGTAGTGTCCACTACCATCCTCCCACTGCTGAGCGAAGGACCCCTGATGCTTATGGAGTAGCAGCAGGTGGAAGTCGTGGTGACTATGAAGATGTGTATGGAGATAGTAACGAATCAAACTCTATACCACACAGTTCAGTGCGGAGAACAGATCAGCGAGACTCCTTTGCTTCATCAAGGAGTGGAGGAACAAGATTATCGGAAGAGTTACAACTGTCAGATCCATTGAGATCTAAATTTTGCCGACAAGAAGACACATTGCCAAGGGATTCACACTATCGTCACTACCCAAAAGGACCACCTCGTCCACACAGTGCAGATTTTCTTGAGTACGATCGAAGGCACGGGAGCAGCGAGATGTGGTCTTACAGGCGTGGGAGTGGTGGTGAACTGCAACGGCATAATGAAACAAGACCGAAGTCATCTGTTGGTCAGGCTGAATCAGATCATTGGTCTGAGGAAAATTATGCCCAGAAAATGCGACAATCATCATTGtatcactcacacatacacagtaGGTCAGCCATGCGCTATTCCCCTGCAGGACCAGCTGAAAGTCCTGCCAGTGACCACCACCACATGCACAGTAGTCTCAGTAGTCATAGTAATGGGTCTCAGCGTGTTCCTCCAGCTGGGGCCGCCACACCAGATCTCTACACCCCTCACAAGCCCACACCCACATCAGTCAGTACAACAAATAGCTGGAGGCGAGGAGCTGGTCAAGAATCAACTGAAATTCCAAAGCTAGACACTACTGTAGATATGAAGGCTGACTTGAAACCTTATCCCAGACACGACCCGAGGCAGGCTCCTCCTCGACAAGAGACAAGGCATAGCCACCGACCTGATCCGTCACTTGATCACAGAACTTACAGCCATGAGGATGCTGTCCCAAAGCTTGAAGTTTCTCCTAACACCACCCTCAACAGTGTTCCCACCCCACCAGGCAGCTACCAAAGCAGTGCCTCTCCAAATGGCAGTGTAAATAACAACTTCATGAGGTCTGCTTCAGCAAGACTGCCTCGTCAGCACCTGCAAGAGGACTTGATAAACACTTCACTCCCAGATGACAACTCAGATGGAGATACAAGGAAGATTCAACAGGTAAGCAGAATGTTATCAACTTTAATGAAATTTTATGAGTgaggaaaattaaaaaagtaAAGTTGCTATAgatgacaaggaaaagaaagaggtttACTTTGTTATTCAGAATTTGTCtgcattattctatttatcaTAATTTGCTGGAATGCATATTAAAACAGTGCCAGATTCTAAAATGCATCTTATTTATTGCAAGTTGAGTAGGTGTTCATTCACACTGTTACCTTTGGTAGATGTAGTGACTTTACAGGCCACTCTCAGCTGTTTCTTATGAGTATGCTCTCAGTTTAGTTGTAAACTTTGTGATTACATGTCTGCTTATTCTGTCTGATCCCCAAAAATATGACAAACATTCATTGATCCTTTGAAACAAAAAAATGTTATGATAGTATTTAGGGTTTACATATCAGCCATCATGATTAAAGCCCTGTTTGACAAAGAGAGCCAGGTATGGTTTTGAGATTTAAGATTCAGGAAGATTTTTCAGTGTTAGAGTAGAAAAGATTGTCATGTCAAACAACTTTCACATACTGTTTATTGCTGCTCCAAACTCTAATGGTGGTTATGTATTTGCTAGCGAGAGGAGTCCATGAAGCGGCTGCTGGAGTGGAAGCAGCGGATGCTTCAGTCTCCCCTCACTCGTAAACCCAACGCTCGCCCTGATGGCACCACAACGCCACAGCCCCGGACCAACAATGAAGCATACCGGCAGCAGGTGGGTGGCACTGGTGCATTGGCCTTCTGTCTCAGCTAAAGGATATGGAAATGTTCAAATAGTTATGTAATAGGAATGCCTTTCTGAATTTGTTTATTAGTTTCTTGATATATTTTTCTATCCatctgtatatatctttttatcagTATATCAATAAGTGTAAATGCTTTTGCAATACCCTTTATTTTAGAGAGCAGGAACCACCACTTTTCAAAGCACTTGAAAAATTGATCCAATTGGCAATAAATGTGTTTCCAACAACCTACCTGGGAATAAAACTCTGGTCCTTGAGGCACAAAGGGGGCTCTAGCAACATATAGTATCCCACATCTTAAGATCTTCATGGGCCTTATTTGCATCTTGGGCCATTATatagcttcccttcctttcaggtCACTTTCCTTGTGCTTAACTTTTTCTTAAGTTACACTTCTTCACATCACATTTTTCATGGTAGTAACACCTGAGACCCCCCTTTATAAATGTGAGCCATTCAGTTTCCTACTCCTACATGTGGAGACACACATCACAAGAATGGATACCACCACCAGCCACCACTATCATATTTGCCATTTCTCAAAGCACATGAGAAATTATTGTACTAGGGAATAAATGTTTCTCCAACAAACTGCCCAGAAATAGAACCCAGGCTCTTGAGCTGTGAGGAAGACTCAGGCATCAAGTCAAAGGGTACCTCATGGCTTAAGGCCTCCATAGTCCTCATCCACATCTCATAACCCTAATCGCAGATTTAAACAATGAGATTTATGTTTAAAAATGAGTGTGCGTGAACCTGAAAGCACTGATGATGTCACTACTTCAGGCAGAATACAGAGTAAACCCTTATGACTAATGTATAATTACATTCTCATAATTGTCTTTCCTGGTGGTTGAATGAGTGAAGCATGGTGCTCTAAGATAGTTTTGAACTGTaaagaatgaatgaggatgactttgtgaagAGAGTATATTTATAAGGCCAAAACTGAGCAAGACAATTTTAGGGGGAGGCTGCCAGTGAAATGAATCGATAGAGTGGATGAATAATGGAGAGGCAGTTGATAGACAAGGGATTGAGTATGTTGATGGTGAGTGCCAGAGAAAGGAAAGTTGGAGACACTTTTGCCTTGGCCACCCCCTTGAGGGAAGTTTCCTTGAAGGAGCAGGGCACTGAAGATATAGACAGATGGTGGATATTTTGCTAATGTTAAAATTATTATTTTTCCAGGTGCTAAATGAACTTGCAAATCAAGAAGCAAGAACAAAAGTCTTGCAGAACCACTCTCACTCTCAGAACTACCTGGCCAGTGAAGAAACAAGCCCACTGCCACACCCAGGCTCCTTAGCAGGGCAGTCTTTTGGGTACTCTGGCAGTATGGGTGTCTCCCCAAGTCAGACCCCAGTTCAGAATAACTGGGCACCTGGTAACCATAGTGCAAATACAGGAGCTGTACAGTTCAGTGGCTCCAATCCAGGTGGGCTGTACCTCTCACCTGGTGTGCCCAGCGAGCGCCCAGCTCCTCAGGGCGGCTCCTGCCCAACAGGGTCAGATAGTGGAAGCAGCAAAAAGAGAGATGGCCGTCGAGAAACATCGAGAACCAGGCATGTGAGCGGTGATGCTCGACGATCAACCTCAGCCTCTCGGTACAACAGTTACTCATCAGATGAAGAAGGTAAGAACTTTATTATTTGTCTTTTAAACACAAATATCAAATCAGTTTTGTATTAATTTCTTGTTGTTGTCAAGTAGTTGTCATGTCTTGCTGCATAGTACAGTGGATTCTAGAATGTATTTATTGTACAACATACCTTATTGCATTCTGTACAGACATAACTTGTAGTGGTACTAATGACTAAAACATAGGTAGGCTCTACCATTATAAGATCAATCCGAAAGTCTTTTTGAGGGTGTACCTGGTGGGAAGCATTCATGTGACATGGATGTACATATGTCTGCAACTCTGTGCTGTATTTACCTTTGGATCCTTTTTTATAATCTGATGGACTGTGGTAGCCTGAGAAATAACACAATATCTAAATATGATGTAAACAATATGAAAATAGGTAAaacttatttttctttaaatATTAAAACACAGGGTATGGTGCATGTTGACAAAGGTTTGGGTGTTAGTCTCAAGCTCTTTAACATATTGTTTAGTTAAGCTGAAAACCATTTTCACGATAGCAGAGTCTTCATACTTTTCTGGTTGGCTTGGTGTGTAGcacctattttctttcctttccaaaaTGATTTTGAAAACATTTATGATCTAAATCCTGTTTGTAGTCATAAAACTAAAACAATGAAATAGCATGCTGATCTCTTGCTTGAATACTTCGTGTCTGAACTCTTTTATGGGGATGAACTCCTGGTCCTTGCATGGACCAGTCATCTTGCAGTATGCTTTCTCTTCTGGAAAATGCCTCTTGCCAACTAATCAGTAACCATCTGGAGCAAAAAGTGACCCAATAATGCGCATGCCAAGGCAGCCTTTGCCTATAGAACATTTCTTGAATTCTTGCTCTTGGACCCTGAAACTGATAACCCGCAACTCACACGCATGAAAGAAGGCTTACTAACACATGACCATGCCTGGCCCCAAGTTCTCATGGCTGACTGAAATGTGGCACACAGATCTGCTGGAGGAACGGGAAACACGGAAAAGGACGCGACGAAACTCAAGAAGAAGTAGCACAGATCTGAGTCGTGAATCCAGGAAGCTTGTGATGCCTGCAGACGGCTGTAAAAGTTTTGTGGATGATGACAGACTCCAAGGATCCCCAGGGAACTTTGCCAGTGAACAGTCACATGCCAATCAATATGTGCCAGAAGAAACTTCTTTTATCAGTACATCAAAGTCGTCTCCTGATTATGTGAATATTAATGTTGTGAGTGAATCCCAGGAGGGCAGAACTTCCAATATGATTAGGAACACAACAGGCagtgtagaaaataaaataagtgaaAGAACAGTGAGTCAGAGGGCTGAACCTGTGTTTATTGAAAACCATGAAGGATATGATGAAGTGAAAAGGTTTGACCAGCAATCTCAAGATGCACAACAGCATCTCAGTGTTTCTAGAACTTGTGAGCAAAGTTTTGTGTACAGTGATCAGATATATGCTGCAAGAGACCCATATTATGTGTCTGATGTGCAACTACCTGCTATGAATGATAAATTTGAAGAAGATAGGAGTGATATTTCTTCAAGCACTGGACTTAAGAGAGAATATGATAGTTCCTATGGTGCACAGAATACTGTTCAGGGGAAGTACAAGATAAATAATGATTCATTTGAAATCAGTGAGTacaatggagaaaaaatatttattgatAGTAAAAACTTCCACCATGATACATCTCCAGCGAGAGAGGAGAGTTTAGAGAACAGTGTTGGATATGCTTCCTTTGATTCTCACATGAGTCACAAGCCAGATAATGTCACGTTACATGCATCTCAGAAGTGTACTGCTCAAGATGATGCCACATCTACTGGCAAGTACTCTGACAGTGGCTATGACACACTACGAGCAGAAATGTCACTTCAtcgggatgaaagaaggaatggtAGACCCGGTGCACTGTGGGCGCCAGACACTCTGGAGAGCAGCCCTGAGTGTTCCAGTGTGGTGCGGAGGCGAGGCTTTGACCCCACCGGAAGGAGACCAGAAACCTGGAGTCCTGAAAAATTTGACCGATCATGGAACACAATTGATGCTGATTTGAAATCAAAGGTAGATGAATCAAAGGTTGTGAAAGAGTACAGTTATGAGTACATTACCCCAGAGAAAGACAATGACACAACATCCCAAGACAACTTTACTAATAATAACCACACTCCAAAGAAATCAACATCACCCTTAGCATGCCTAGAGAGTCCCAAAATGGTGCAAGAAACTCAACATCAAGCTCAGAATTTAGTTCAAGATCGCATTAAGAAATTTACTTCAAAGGCTTCAGAAACTAAAGAAACTTTTTCAAATCTTTATCCTGGAGAGCATCATATGAATCTTAACAGATATGGAGActcaaataaaaacaataaaatgatcTGTATAAATTCTGAAGTCCCAAATTTTAGGGAACCCCTCAAGGAACCCTTGAAGCCTCTCTCCCCTCAAATCAGGAGTTCTGAGGCACTTGTCTCCCCTCTGAAAGCTGAATTTGCTACATCTGAGTCTACTGTAGTAACAGCACAAGAAGCTCAGGTTAAGAATGTGTCAGAttacaagaggagagaagaggtgttGGGGCCTCCATTCCCTGAGGAAGGTTCTCTCTCCAATACCAGGCTCACCTCTGGCTCTGAGCCCTCAAGCATGGAGTACAGGGAGCTTCGTAGTCCACAAGATATAATGGATTCAAGGCTGAGCCGTACAAATATCAGGAAGTTTTTGTTTGATGATGATAGTCGACCTGAAGAACCTAAAGTTGAGCCTCAGACAAACCCTATAAAGCCACCCCTCATGAAGAAGCCAATCCAAACTCGTTCAGTTAAAGCCCTTTTGAAGAACTTTGAAGAAAAGTCTATAGAACACATGGAAAGAGTAAATCTGAGTCAGGATTCTTCAAGGAAGAAATTCCATAGTGATTCTGAGATGCTATCTAATGAAAGTTCAAGTGATGAAGGACAGTGTGAAGATTTATATTCTACTGCCCCTGAAAAAAATATCATATCTCCAACAACCTCAGTTTTAGCAGACCTTCGAAAATCTGCTGATGACAAGAAGGATGATATGGGTCCACTTGTGCCCCCACCCAGACCTCCAAAGAAACCAACTTTAGGTGGGGAAATGGATGCTGTGGTAACTCCAGTAACTCCTGGCTACTTGAGACTGAGTCTTACAGAATCTATTCAGGAATCTCTCAAGGTGCAAGAAGATAGTGAGAGTGGTGCTGATGAACCCAGCTGGATGGATACAATGCTCAACAGTGAACAAAGCAAACTCTGCAGTCAACTCCCCAGTAATGGGGACTCTGTAGTAATTGATTTAGATAAACCTCCAGAGGAAGAggcccctccaccaccccctatGTATCTTCCCAATGGTGAGGCCCAGAGTCCAGTCATGAGACCTAATCCTTACACTGAAGAGAACTACTTGCCTATGAGCCCTCCTAAGAAGCTTAGCCATGGCTCCAGTATGCTTGCTCCTGCCAGCTCATGTAGCAGCCTAAGCAGCAAGCACCATCCTACTCCAGAGCCCATCTATCCAGATGCTTTTGCAAAGACTGAATATGAAGAACACACTTATATTGAAATGAGTGGAGATGCCTCATCCAGCGGGGCCTCCATTCTAGCCCCAGGTGGGCATCCCAGGTTTGACTTTAGCAGGATGGCATTAAATGAGCATATGTTTCCTCCTGAAAGTCCCAGGTATTATGAAATAAGTGACAAAGATGAATGCCAGCACTATGAATATATTTACAAAGGCCAGTCTCATTACGAAGCCATTTATATGGAAGTTCCAAATACTGAGAAAGAGAGCACAGTGGATAATGAAAAACCTGAGATTCCAAGTAAGCCAGATGAACTTAAAGCACAGCTTAATGCAGATAGAAACTATGCCTCAGATGCTGGTTTAAACTCTTCTCTTAATAAACTGGATTTAAAATCTCAGTCTAATGCATCTTCAGATGCTGATGATGAAGCTTCCAAGGATTTAGAGAGCCTTGACCCTCCCCGCAATCCTCGCTTCAGCTTATCAGACACCTTCAGACCAGCGTCTTACTATCTCAGTGGTGCAGAACCATCTAGTGATCCTGATGCCCAAGACTCTTCTGACTCAGACCTTGTACCTCCTCCCCCAATACCCATGAGTCCACCACCTTTAGATGACCTTGACACTGGGGGACCCAAAGCCAAAAATTTTGATTTTGATAACCTGGAGACCCCAGATCCTCCTCTACATTTACGAAATGCCCTGAGCTCTTCCAGGTCTTTAAGAGTTGGTCAGAACAATTTGAGGGATGATCTCAATTCCTCCAGGTCATCgattggaaaagagaagagaatatttGAAAAGTCTGACTCACAATCAAGTCTTCATGTAGACAAGTTGAAAAGAAGACCGGTCTTTGAAGAGACACTCGAAAGTCTTCATGATGATGACAACTTCATTCTTAGGTCTGAGGATAGGTATCCAGCTTCAGCAGCCTATCCAGAGGACTGTTCATTGCCAGCAGCTGATAAATTTCAGCGGGACAGAAGGAAGCCTTTTCCACAGTGTGCTGAAGATGTTCTCCTCCCTGGTGACAAGCACGAACCCTCTGCTCGTCCCAAGTCTGCACTAGATCATAATTCATCCTTTCAGGGGAATTTAGATACATCATACTCATCAAATAATATTGAAAACCCATATGTAAATGAAGCCTTCCAGCAAAGCTTGATTCAGTCAAGTAACTCTTATCAGAGTGTTCCAGATGGAAGAGAATATTGTAATGTCCCGCCCAATGCAAAGGTGTTCTCACAGCCAGAGAGGGAAAGGTCAAGTTCCACTGGATCTCGGCCAAAGTCCCCAGACCCCTATGCAGAACGAAATGAGCTTTCCACTTACCAGAATGTACCTGCACCAAAAACATCCTTGTCCACAACAAATTCTCCTCTGACAACATCAATTAGTGTTGAGCCAACAGGGTCACCTATGATTGATGCTCTGCGTGGTGTTCACAGCCCCGTACTTCACCTGCAGCCAAGTCATCAAAGAACATCGTCAGAGGCCTCCTCACGCAGTGTGGTGAGTCCTACAGCCAGCGTGGTGTCAGGTGGAGGGGGTGTGGCACCCATACACCTTAGAGCCACATCTAATGCCTCAGTTGGCAGTGAAACCAGTCCACGTTCTGCCCCGTATTATTACTCTGATGTAATCCGTGATGACACAGCAGCCATGGCAGATAGCATAGTTGGCACTCCACGATCGCGGTCTTACCAGCTCAATAACCAGCGAGATCTGGAAGCCAACAAAAGACAAGACATTGGAAGAAAAGTCAATCAAATCAGCAGTGCTTCTGATTTTGAACAGAGACGAGAAAGATTAGCACATGAGTTAAGGACCTCAATGGAGTTTCTTGAAGGTAAAACCGTGTCATCACCTGACGAACGAAATGTGTATGACTCTGATACTCTGCGTAAAATGAAGCGACGTGCCTACACTCCTGACCCAGAGCTGGATGCCAAAAATGTGTTCCCCCACGGCCTTTCCATCAAAACAGACAGCCCTCCTCTTGGGCCTCCAATGGGTCATCGAAGAACACGTTCCTTGGAGGGTCTCCTGGAtgatcctcctcgtcctttcttgGGAGAGCCCAACAATGTTCAAAATCCCCATGAAGTAAATAAAACTTGTGGTGGAGGCCCATCTCAGGGATCCAACTGGGCTAACACCGCAGCCTTCCCTAGTGTGCACCCAGCACAGATAGGTGTGAGAGGTGGTGCAGGAGCCTCCTTCAACCCAGGCTCCAATGCTTCTCCACATGCAGCAGTCACTCCGAATCGAGGGGCATTTTCTCAACTAACTAGTCAACGAGCATCAGTAAGCAGCCTTCACAGTAGTGGAAGCTTGCCTCAGAGAACAACTTCTCCTTATGCTGCGTCACCTCTCCCTGTGTCGCCTGTGCCCCCTTACCAAGTGGGTAGCCGTGACAGTCTTGTCAGCAGGGAAAGCTCAGCAAGTCGTTTCTCAGGCTATGATCCCCGAGTCAGTCAGGAGCTGCGTAGTCCATCCAACCACGAAACGCTACACGAAGAGCAAGATTGGGAAGACGACACTCAGTGGCGTGAACAACTTCGCAGAGCCTCTTTGCGTCACACAAGGTCGCTAGAAACTCTTGACGATGGAAGGCCGCGACGAGGCGGTGACGGCGCCAGCCGAGAGGCGCGACCTCCAGCCAAGCTCAGTGTACCGAGTAACACGTGTCAGGTACCTCCAGGATCCAACCAGCAGAGACTCCAGCAACTCCACTGGGACGAGTATACAGTCGATTATAGGGAAGGACGCCTCTGCTCAAACCAGTACCGGAATAATGGTGCTCTTCACTCCGAGACTTTGGAAAGAACGCGCCGCGGCCTCACCTGCCTCGAGGGTTACGAGTGGGATGAGGCGGAGGAAAAGTTCAAGAAGCCAGGCCAGCCCGGGCGTCCCCAGCAGCCTCTACCACAGGCGCCACCCAACTCTGTACAGCACCAGCCTTTTTTAGTCGACGGCCTCCCACCTTCACCCGGGACGGAGGGCGAGGAGCAGCGTCATTGCCAGGTCAGCCCGGCGCCGCCCCCCGCCCAcgcgcctccctccccgcctccgcAACTTCAGCATCATTTTTTAGCGGGCGGCGGTGAGGGCTCGGACGCGTCCTCGGGGGTAGGAGGGAGGCCCCCTGGTGACTTCCAGGGGCGGGAAGAGCCCCCGGCTGCCTCGCCCGTAGTATGTCCAATACCACAGGACGCCGCCTCCACACAACCTGTGCCTGATGTTATCCCGCCACACGGTGAGTACCAAAAACCGCCTCACCTGTGTTAAACTAGAGGATCTTCATAAGATGTGCTGCTGCTCCACGTACTGAGGTACTCTGAAAGGGACACAATTCATTAGAAAACGGCAGATTCTCCATTATCTGCTCCTTTAAGCCCTACCCCAATGTAATTACAGCATCCACTTATTTTCAAGACATATCTTTTGTATACGAATGAAGATTACTTGCGTAGAAGAAATGTTTGGTCAAACTTTTCAGGCTTTGAGATAATTAAACTATCTGGTTTCTTTAGGATGCATTTCTCAATCATCATGAATATGGCCGCTCAACTGAGAGGGATTCATATTAATGATTTTGTTCTCATTCAAAACCTGTCGTATTGAAAGTCTTCGTCGTTGGGAATGGTATTGTCTAAGAATACACTCATGGGCATCACAAGCCACCTCACTCATCACAGTCACCTCTACGGGGCATGTCCCTCTTGCTATTCATGGCTCAGAGGGGAATAGACCTTCACAAAGCTCAGATGTTCCTACCCTATTATTACTATGCTAGTAATCCTCTTACAGATGATCATTTATAGCTCGTGAAAATGCGAGACTCGCCTGGCAACAGACATTTAAATgttaaatgtatatatgtaatacATTACAACCAGCTATCAGTGTCATCGTGGGAGT
Above is a window of Eriocheir sinensis breed Jianghai 21 chromosome 8, ASM2467909v1, whole genome shotgun sequence DNA encoding:
- the LOC126995740 gene encoding uncharacterized protein LOC126995740 isoform X14, translating into MEDDLAPTLTHARPRMPTPPLQSAAAQEEYESLCEATSATPVPSSLNNQEQRKAGGRRRGGSWVKTPGARRPEVAPVTHQGWLYKQGADGLHLWKKRWFVLSEYCLYYYKGPEEDKVLGSLPLPSFKISPVDSEDRVYRRHAFKAEHQNTRTYYFAAETREQMAHWMNALSLASILQKDTSIEEKCSSSSSARRSERPSVSSLASTASPSADESDSGFHGYRSRRYRSPDGRSLDEASESSRLHAVDRLNTSCDSAAILRPGDRQPLYANAPPKPKRLNSSRDYSTSPERSPERDDQTPRSYTDRGEGGSDAGCSGGIESRSVHYHPPTAERRTPDAYGVAAGGSRGDYEDVYGDSNESNSIPHSSVRRTDQRDSFASSRSGGTRLSEELQLSDPLRSKFCRQEDTLPRDSHYRHYPKGPPRPHSADFLEYDRRHGSSEMWSYRRGSGGELQRHNETRPKSSVGQAESDHWSEENYAQKMRQSSLYHSHIHSRSAMRYSPAGPAESPASDHHHMHSSLSSHSNGSQRVPPAGAATPDLYTPHKPTPTSVSTTNSWRRGAGQESTEIPKLDTTVDMKADLKPYPRHDPRQAPPRQETRHSHRPDPSLDHRTYSHEDAVPKLEVSPNTTLNSVPTPPGSYQSSASPNGSVNNNFMRSASARLPRQHLQEDLINTSLPDDNSDGDTRKIQQREESMKRLLEWKQRMLQSPLTRKPNARPDGTTTPQPRTNNEAYRQQVLNELANQEARTKVLQNHSHSQNYLASEETSPLPHPGSLAGQSFGYSGSMGVSPSQTPVQNNWAPGNHSANTGAVQFSGSNPGGLYLSPGVPSERPAPQGGSCPTGSDSGSSKKRDGRRETSRTRHVSGDARRSTSASRYNSYSSDEEDLLEERETRKRTRRNSRRSSTDLSRESRKLVMPADGCKSFVDDDRLQGSPGNFASEQSHANQYVPEETSFISTSKSSPDYVNINVVSESQEGRTSNMIRNTTGSVENKISERTVSQRAEPVFIENHEGYDEVKRFDQQSQDAQQHLSVSRTCEQSFVYSDQIYAARDPYYVSDVQLPAMNDKFEEDRSDISSSTGLKREYDSSYGAQNTVQGKYKINNDSFEISEYNGEKIFIDSKNFHHDTSPAREESLENSVGYASFDSHMSHKPDNVTLHASQKCTAQDDATSTGKYSDSGYDTLRAEMSLHRDERRNGRPGALWAPDTLESSPECSSVVRRRGFDPTGRRPETWSPEKFDRSWNTIDADLKSKVDESKVVKEYSYEYITPEKDNDTTSQDNFTNNNHTPKKSTSPLACLESPKMVQETQHQAQNLVQDRIKKFTSKASETKETFSNLYPGEHHMNLNRYGDSNKNNKMICINSEVPNFREPLKEPLKPLSPQIRSSEALVSPLKAEFATSESTVVTAQEAQVKNVSDYKRREEVLGPPFPEEGSLSNTRLTSGSEPSSMEYRELRSPQDIMDSRLSRTNIRKFLFDDDSRPEEPKVEPQTNPIKPPLMKKPIQTRSVKALLKNFEEKSIEHMERVNLSQDSSRKKFHSDSEMLSNESSSDEGQCEDLYSTAPEKNIISPTTSVLADLRKSADDKKDDMGPLVPPPRPPKKPTLGGEMDAVVTPVTPGYLRLSLTESIQESLKVQEDSESGADEPSWMDTMLNSEQSKLCSQLPSNGDSVVIDLDKPPEEEAPPPPPMYLPNGEAQSPVMRPNPYTEENYLPMSPPKKLSHGSSMLAPASSCSSLSSKHHPTPEPIYPDAFAKTEYEEHTYIEMSGDASSSGASILAPGGHPRFDFSRMALNEHMFPPESPRYYEISDKDECQHYEYIYKGQSHYEAIYMEVPNTEKESTVDNEKPEIPSKPDELKAQLNADRNYASDAGLNSSLNKLDLKSQSNASSDADDEASKDLESLDPPRNPRFSLSDTFRPASYYLSGAEPSSDPDAQDSSDSDLVPPPPIPMSPPPLDDLDTGGPKAKNFDFDNLETPDPPLHLRNALSSSRSLRVGQNNLRDDLNSSRSSIGKEKRIFEKSDSQSSLHVDKLKRRPVFEETLESLHDDDNFILRSEDRYPASAAYPEDCSLPAADKFQRDRRKPFPQCAEDVLLPGDKHEPSARPKSALDHNSSFQGNLDTSYSSNNIENPYVNEAFQQSLIQSSNSYQSVPDGREYCNVPPNAKVFSQPERERSSSTGSRPKSPDPYAERNELSTYQNVPAPKTSLSTTNSPLTTSISVEPTGSPMIDALRGVHSPVLHLQPSHQRTSSEASSRSVVSPTASVVSGGGGVAPIHLRATSNASVGSETSPRSAPYYYSDVIRDDTAAMADSIVGTPRSRSYQLNNQRDLEANKRQDIGRKVNQISSASDFEQRRERLAHELRTSMEFLEGKTVSSPDERNVYDSDTLRKMKRRAYTPDPELDAKNVFPHGLSIKTDSPPLGPPMGHRRTRSLEGLLDDPPRPFLGEPNNVQNPHEVNKTCGGGPSQGSNWANTAAFPSVHPAQIGVRGGAGASFNPGSNASPHAAVTPNRGAFSQLTSQRASVSSLHSSGSLPQRTTSPYAASPLPVSPVPPYQVGSRDSLVSRESSASRFSGYDPRVSQELRSPSNHETLHEEQDWEDDTQWREQLRRASLRHTRSLETLDDGRPRRGGDGASREARPPAKLSVPSNTCQVPPGSNQQRLQQLHWDEYTVDYREGRLCSNQYRNNGALHSETLERTRRGLTCLEGYEWDEAEEKFKKPGQPGRPQQPLPQAPPNSVQHQPFLVDGLPPSPGTEGEEQRHCQVSPAPPPAHAPPSPPPQLQHHFLAGGGEGSDASSGVGGRPPGDFQGREEPPAASPVVCPIPQDAASTQPVPDVIPPHDVKLGESLPRRLDNNPVTSSGPQPSSHTHTHPHPHPHAHHQNYQHHSHPHHQNYQHHPHPHSQNQYHHYKSDDLHKYHDYREQQNYQSNGPYSNCHGGHSYSHGYSENHVSYSSNYKHAQSQPHDYQEGHHQQALPTTVIADYNNTLSSQHSSSGRGTGTYRSGHYDFQDYHNYKNHQQDFKHHPQDYKDYRHADYGTYDKHMRHHDQRLNGRIHSDIHQQQFSDSELTVSKQQQYQQQHQQPALPVAPPGQDTVDVRGLQGLSAGELLGKTHEELVLLLIQLRRHHSALQSARHHSRVERDSQARLAQLDGDHREDHLRRLASLNHHLHDLDKQYEMGKPLINLVDNMVKLGSLYRGGDSRLAAQQDPGQSRYYQTNGFDSLQFSRRIQERRIVAEDLQLQEHELASADQSDLEGKVMQLYKLDKNLHQESLTIQSLQREKEMLERTLVNLQSKSHGANEGPVELERRKKQRRHLEHELSKLRAHLAVSARKLEETAAENSRLEHEMMMLRQKIQMTMARNCQREAVGTTETRHIQSEMVRVQTLLEDLQRRRIELSHQIQKLTSTNPGLEVRPSPTGVAGAAPVPARRRTHSTWLETDLDAMITRDRGLDPPEVNRLGSHPVYVNASGYVEEISPNEYSESPDYIDSDYPPPPPPPEHMHSYNYHLDRLTSFLEHYNSDQIYLHSQSSFEANQRQMLLNGDHDIRSMMTLDRDAADNKPDGEEQQQPTNHMDISDADDRMKRYYGILPKEKPLEIKTVRIVKRESTERRKDRTTGGKRVTIGDSSLTHLLEDDVESDGFSDVENEPPMPSFAARSASLPRNYGRNGPGEKASMMAAMMRTSVGNSGTMTRPSNLALRKSTNWKSKNENPKDRPLSAHEQLFGFSRETEPTPPASPSKSDPPSPVFKSAAAKEIIKEMASEAEKHRRTVPKEKRRHFTISSSRPLTLETRDTGAEEGARSRDDCDMVRALRPRNHPDVVKSTLSTRDLRFNESTIDNILGAPNKIYIPERYMPDEDDEKEPTEEERVHREQKAESIRKMLSETQTTVTTNETKEEKSPNGDVAASSSTLKAKVAAERKEREHLLALNQILARQVMEKSRVVAVRALTMLTKQPSSSDDDLSPMQPLPLVQQRENYLV